In Duganella zoogloeoides, a single genomic region encodes these proteins:
- a CDS encoding FtsX-like permease family protein, giving the protein MKLQDFRIGWHTLLHEPGYSLVVILGLAVGLCTCILLLGYVRYSLQYDAHVPNADRMVVVTQRYNVDPQSPLHDVAPAFLRQTALATPGVVDATVFFPSRPETTPLVVRIGEHRQHLQGLLVLPGFADMLELQAVQGDLRQALAQPDAVVLTQATAQRLFGTTDAMGRTMQAEGKTVRVGAVVRTPPPTTTIPFDSLLGANSTLTDPMVRDELLTGQQGWMGKVLLRVKSEAALPAIVAALQQAVDRAPSLRNVPPETLARLGPRKIMDIGVTPLRRAYFDHQVQGNRVFKPGNRANPAVVAALAAIALLVLALAAINYVNLATIRVLRRQREVAVRKVLGASARRLVLHFVVESVAVSVVATVLGLVLAWLALPQFSLLMNRDLDGLLSLPHIAAALALGALLGMATALYPAWIAVRVLPTQVLAGRGNSESMAGMRWRRALTIGQVAIAMGFVSVTAAVAWQTAFALHVSPGFDPAPFVIVDLPAPVRDSAPARAFMTALAAQPGVQGIAISEDPVGRLDQAWTRELRREGGPGAGMEMKGVSANFFQLYRIAPEAGRLFQPALDKEDDPVPAVLNAIATRDLGFASPQAAVGQVVLFTGFDGKVVRKRVVGIAPDLHFHTLREAPRATAYELWTAGVALSVRAAVPAAQVEAMVRDLWPRYFPDAIMHTQRASAILAANYADESRLSTLLVIATAIALAIAAFGTYVLSATTVQRRAREIVLRKLHGARSSDIGLLVVRETGVLVLVAAIIGLPPAALAIQRYLAGYVAHAPGGYWTLLLSLAMTVMVALLAIARQARVAMRMAPADALRA; this is encoded by the coding sequence ATGAAACTCCAGGACTTCCGCATCGGCTGGCACACCTTGCTGCACGAACCCGGCTACTCGCTGGTCGTGATCCTCGGCCTGGCCGTCGGCCTGTGCACCTGCATCCTGCTGCTCGGGTACGTCCGCTATTCGCTGCAATACGATGCGCACGTACCTAACGCCGACCGGATGGTCGTGGTCACGCAGCGCTACAACGTCGATCCCCAATCGCCGCTGCACGACGTGGCGCCGGCTTTCCTGCGCCAGACCGCCCTGGCAACGCCCGGGGTGGTGGACGCCACCGTGTTCTTCCCGTCGCGCCCCGAGACCACGCCGCTGGTGGTGCGCATCGGCGAGCACCGCCAGCACTTGCAGGGACTGCTGGTGCTGCCCGGCTTTGCCGACATGCTGGAATTGCAGGCGGTGCAGGGCGACCTGCGCCAGGCGCTCGCGCAGCCCGATGCCGTGGTGCTCACTCAGGCCACCGCGCAGCGGCTGTTCGGCACCACCGACGCCATGGGCCGCACCATGCAGGCCGAAGGCAAGACGGTGCGCGTGGGCGCGGTCGTGCGCACGCCGCCACCGACCACCACGATCCCGTTCGACTCGCTGCTGGGCGCGAACTCCACCCTCACCGACCCGATGGTGCGCGACGAACTGCTCACCGGCCAGCAAGGCTGGATGGGCAAGGTGCTGCTGCGGGTGAAGTCCGAGGCTGCGCTGCCGGCCATCGTCGCGGCGTTGCAGCAGGCGGTCGATCGCGCGCCCAGCCTGCGCAATGTGCCGCCCGAAACGCTGGCGCGGCTGGGACCGCGCAAGATCATGGACATCGGCGTCACGCCGCTGCGCCGCGCCTACTTCGACCACCAGGTGCAGGGCAACCGCGTGTTCAAGCCCGGCAACCGTGCCAACCCGGCGGTGGTTGCCGCGCTGGCCGCCATCGCGCTGCTGGTGCTGGCGCTGGCTGCCATCAATTACGTCAACCTGGCCACCATCCGCGTGCTGCGCCGCCAGCGCGAGGTGGCGGTGCGCAAGGTTCTGGGCGCCAGTGCGCGCCGCCTGGTGCTGCACTTTGTGGTGGAATCGGTGGCGGTGTCCGTGGTGGCCACCGTGCTGGGACTGGTGCTGGCGTGGCTGGCGCTGCCGCAGTTCTCGCTGCTGATGAACCGCGACCTCGATGGCCTGCTGTCGCTGCCGCACATCGCCGCCGCGCTGGCGCTGGGCGCCTTGCTGGGCATGGCGACGGCGCTGTACCCGGCGTGGATCGCGGTGCGCGTGCTGCCCACGCAGGTGCTGGCCGGACGTGGGAACAGCGAATCGATGGCCGGCATGCGCTGGCGCCGCGCGCTGACTATCGGGCAGGTGGCGATCGCCATGGGCTTTGTGAGCGTGACCGCCGCCGTGGCCTGGCAGACCGCGTTCGCGCTGCACGTCTCGCCGGGCTTCGATCCCGCGCCGTTCGTCATCGTCGATCTGCCGGCGCCGGTGCGGGACAGCGCGCCCGCGCGCGCGTTCATGACCGCGCTGGCTGCGCAGCCGGGCGTGCAGGGCATCGCCATTTCGGAAGACCCGGTGGGGAGGCTCGACCAGGCGTGGACGCGCGAACTGCGGCGTGAGGGCGGTCCTGGTGCGGGCATGGAAATGAAAGGCGTGAGCGCCAATTTCTTCCAGCTGTATCGCATCGCGCCCGAAGCCGGCCGGCTGTTCCAGCCCGCACTGGACAAGGAAGACGATCCGGTACCGGCCGTGCTCAACGCGATTGCCACCCGCGACCTTGGCTTTGCCTCGCCGCAGGCTGCGGTGGGACAGGTGGTGCTGTTTACCGGTTTCGACGGCAAGGTCGTGCGCAAGCGCGTGGTGGGCATCGCGCCCGACCTGCATTTCCATACGCTGCGCGAGGCGCCGCGCGCCACCGCCTACGAGCTATGGACGGCAGGCGTGGCGCTGAGCGTGCGTGCTGCGGTTCCGGCCGCGCAGGTGGAAGCGATGGTACGCGACCTGTGGCCGCGCTACTTCCCTGATGCGATCATGCACACCCAGCGCGCCAGCGCTATCCTGGCGGCGAACTACGCCGACGAATCGCGCCTGTCCACGCTGCTGGTCATTGCCACCGCCATCGCGCTGGCGATTGCCGCGTTCGGCACCTACGTGCTGTCGGCTACCACCGTGCAGCGCCGCGCCAGGGAGATCGTGCTGCGCAAGCTGCATGGCGCGCGCAGCAGCGATATCGGCCTGCTGGTGGTGCGCGAAACCGGCGTGCTGGTGCTGGTGGCCGCCATCATCGGCTTGCCGCCGGCGGCACTGGCCATCCAGCGCTACCTGGCCGGCTACGTGGCGCATGCGCCGGGCGGCTACTGGACCTTGCTGCTGTCGCTGGCAATGACTGTCATGGTGGCGCTGCTGGCGATAGCGCGGCAGGCGCGCGTGGCCATGCGCATGGCGCCGGCGGATGCGCTGCGCGCCTGA